A window of Belonocnema kinseyi isolate 2016_QV_RU_SX_M_011 chromosome 9, B_treatae_v1, whole genome shotgun sequence contains these coding sequences:
- the LOC117180413 gene encoding uncharacterized protein LOC117180413: MQNARNISHELSDLLRIESVDLALAQEPYSSPNGVLVGLGLSVRKAFKQRCDDPRAAVLAYNERTGVTLLNHLTLLLAAIRRVAPSKWGLSYRTMKIIYGGLFKAIAGYAVAAWFDLTNEYDRRTLRSAQRQALLAMTRAYRTASTDALCVLAGEAPISLFLTHRVAQYNIRKGRDVQVADLTIESDQLGDDSASLVDDKIKDLWQRQWSFLTGHGDFSANLWRRPSLKLRSATAANGGDRQTHSNDNDRTGAEVELLLARGRNLHEVLAGHSVWERLGMSLTSLGSNKQC; the protein is encoded by the coding sequence ATGCAGAATGCGAGAAACATCTCGCATGAGCTGAGCGATCTTCTACGGATAGAGAGCGTCGATCTTGCACTTGCGCAAGAGCCTTATTCCAGTCCCAATGGGGTCCTGGTCGGGCTTGGGCTCTCCGTCCGAAAGGCTTTCAAACAACGGTGCGACGATCCGCGCGCGGCCGTCCTAGCCTACAACGAACGTACTGGCGTGACACTACTCAACCACCTGACACTACTACTCGCAGCCATTCGACGCGTTGCACCCAGTAAATGGGGACTGAGTTACCGCACGATGAAAATCATCTACGGTGGCTTATTCAAAGCCATTGCTGGCTACGCCGTGGCCGCATGGTTCGACCTGACTAACGAATACGACAGACGCACCCTCAGGTCTGCCCAGAGGCAGGCCCTTTTAGCCATGACGAGGGCCTACAGGACTGCATCAACGGATGCGTTATGCGTCCTGGCGGGCGAGGCGCCCATCTCCCTCTTCTTAACACATCGGGTTGCTCAGTACAACATACGAAAAGGCAGAGACGTCCAGGTTGCTGATCTGACCATAGAATCAGATCAGCTGGGTGACGACTCTGCCTCCCTCGTAGATGACAAAATAAAAGACCTGTGGCAACGCCAGTGGTCGTTCCTGACCGGTCATGGAGACTTCTCTGCCAATCTCTGGCGGCGGCCGTCACTCAAATTAAGGAGTGCGACCGCTGCGAATGGCGGGGACAGACAGACTCACAGTAACGACAACGACAGAACTGGTGCAGAAGTAGAGCTCTTGCTGGCTCGGGGGCGGAACCTTCACGAAGTCCTCGCTGGACACTCTGTTTGGGAGCGCCTGGGGATGTCACTGACATCGCTGGGCTCTAACAAGCAGTGCTAA